From the Phoenix dactylifera cultivar Barhee BC4 chromosome 10, palm_55x_up_171113_PBpolish2nd_filt_p, whole genome shotgun sequence genome, one window contains:
- the LOC113462820 gene encoding uncharacterized protein LOC113462820 has translation MTWDVWQLREDEKIVVGCNELGQPIKKVGSLLSSFLGSVARRGQLCSLNYHKWNDMLPSYKVELLKVVQKKFVLPLESHDWVLKSLNNKWKEYKSKLKAVWKREGMTEEEVACICPPNVYHH, from the exons ATGACATGGGATGTGTGGCAGCTtcgtgaggatgagaagataGTCGTCGGATGCAACGAACTAGGACAACCCATCAAGAAGGTTGGAAGCCTTTTGTCAAgttttttaggatcggttgcgcgTAGGGGTCAGTTGTGTTCGCTCAACTATCATAAGTGGAATGATATGCTTCCTTCTTATAAAGTTGAGCTTCTTAAAGTTGTACAG AAAAAGTTTGTGCTTCCTctagagagccatgattgggtgctaaagtccctcaacaacaaatggaaagaatataagtcGAAGTTGAAAGCCGTCTGGAAGCgtgagggtatgacagaggaggaggttgcttgTATTTGTCCTCCTAATGTATACCATCATTAG
- the LOC103708547 gene encoding AP2-like ethylene-responsive transcription factor AIL1 codes for MASMNNWLGFSLSPQELPPSQPHQSPTLISGDEVSADCYGLSTDPASAPPLGIPTLRSDGSFGILEALNRPNSHPQDWSMKSLDFKGSSSELSILVGSSSNQNNMDHDEPKLEDFLGGNSFSDHDQKLPPGCSSIPGTYDNSGDYMFSNCSLQLPAAASMTSNGGNNGGLMNSTGTGSSSNSIGLSMIKTWLRNQPAPLQQPEGNSNMDSAGTSNCGRGTLEGGVGGPMASSQSLSLSMSTGSQSSSALPLMAAAASGGGESSSSENKQKGSGSSLDAQSGSIEAVPRKSIDTFGQRTSIYRGVTRHRWTGRYEAHLWDNSCRREGQTRKGRQVYLGGYDKEEKAARAYDLAALKYWGPTTTTNFPISNYEKELEEMKHMTRQEYVASLRRKSSGFSRGASIYRGVTRHHQHGRWQARIGRVAGNKDLYLGTFSTQEEAAEAYDIAAIKFRGLNAVTNFDMSRYDVKSILESSTLPIGGAAKRLKDVSEHAEASVDGRRTDDDNLTSQLTDGISSSYASHAHHHGWPPFAFPQAQPLAMHYPYSQQRGWCKQEQDSVMATAHTLQDLQQLHLGNNTHNFFQPSVIHNLISMDSSSMEHSTGSNSVIYNGSMGGSSGGYQGVVGGSGRYALPVSTMVVDQGQGNQGSSSFGENEGKAIGYENMLGSTDPYGGRSVYYLSQQSSGGVVKDNGYDQSGGCNTWMQPSVQAVAPRANNVAVCHGAPLFTVWNDA; via the exons ATGGCCTCTATGAACAACTGGTTAGGCTTCTCCTTGTCTCCCCAAGAGCTTCCACCCTCACAGCCTCACCAATCCCCCACCCTTATCTCTGGCGACGAGGTCTCCGCTGATTGCTATGGTCTCTCCACCGACCCTGCATCGGCTCCTCCCCTCGGCATCCCAACCCTCAGGTCAGATGGCTCTTTTGGCATCCTGGAAGCCCTCAACCGACCTAACTCTCATCCCCAAG ACTGGAGCATGAAGAGTTTGGACTTCAAAGGAAGCTCTTCAGAGCTATCCATACTGGTGGGATCGAGCAGCAATCAGAACAACATGGATCATGACGAGCCAAAGCTCGAAGACTTCCTTGGTGGCAACTCGTTTTCTGACCACGATCAGAAGCTCCCACCGGGGTGCAGCTCGATTCCTGGGACCTATGACAATTCAGGCGACTACATGTTCTCCAATTGCTCCCTCCAGCTCCCTGCAGCAGCATCAATGACCTCCAATGGTGGGAATAATGGGGGGCTAATGAACAGCACTGGCACCGGCAGCAGCAGCAACTCCATCGGGCTCTCGATGATCAAGACTTGGCTGCGCAACCAGCCAGCCCCACTGCAGCAGCCAGAAGGAAACAGCAACATGGACTCAGCTGGGACTAGCAATTGCGGTCGTGGCACCTTGGAGGGAGGTGTCGGAGGGCCGATGGCGAGTTCGCAGAGCTTGTCGCTGTCGATGAGTACAGGCTCACAATCCAGCTCTGCGTTGCCACTCATGGCAGCAGCAGCAAGCGGGGGAGGGGAGAGCTCTTCCTCGGAGAACAAGCAGAAGGGTAGTGGGAGTAGTCTTGATGCGCAGAGTGGTTCAATAGAAGCAGTGCCGAGGAAGTCCATTGATACCTTCGGGCAAAGGACCTCCATTTACCGGGGCGTGACGAG ACATAGATGGACCGGAAGGTATGAGGCCCATCTATGGGATAACAGTTGCAGAAGAGAAGGTCAAACTCGTAAGGGCAGGCAAG TCTATTTGG GTGGATatgacaaagaagaaaaggctgCTAGAGCTTATGATTTGGCTGCTCTCAAATACTGGGGTCCTACTACAACAACCAATTTTCCT ATTAGCAACTACGAAAAAGAGCTGGAAGAGATGAAGCACATGACTAGGCAAGAGTATGTTGCATCGCTAAGAAG AAAGAGTAGTGGATTTTCTCGGGGTGCCTCCATTTATCGTGGAGTTACAAG ACATCATCAACATGGAAGATGGCAAGCACGGATAGGAAGGGTGGCAGGGAATAAGGATCTCTACTTGGGCACGTTCA GTACCCAAGAGGAAGCAGCAGAGGCCTATGACATTGCTGCGATAAAATTCCGAGGACTGAATGCCGTTACTAACTTCGACATGAGCCGCTACGACGTCAAGAGCATCCTTGAGAGCAGCACACTTCCGATAGGTGGGGCTGCGAAGCGCCTCAAGGATGTGTCTGAGCACGCAGAGGCAAGTGTGGATGGCCGTCGGACTGACGACGACAACCTCACCTCCCAACTCACCGATGGGATCAGCAGCAGCTATGCCTCCCATGCTCACCACCACGGCTGGCCCCCCTTCGCCTTCCCGCAGGCGCAGCCCCTCGCCATGCATTACCCTTACAGTCAGCAGCGTGGCTGGTGCAAGCAAGAACAAGACAGCGTCATGGCCACAGCCCATACCTTGCAGGACCTCCAGCAGCTCCACCTGGGGAACAACACTCACAACTTCTTTCAGCCATCTGTGATCCACAACCTCATCAGCATGGATTCCTCTTCGATGGAACATAGCACGGGTTCTAACTCGGTGATCTACAACGGGAGCATGGGCGGGAGTAGCGGAGGCTATCAAGGTGTTGTTGGGGGGAGTGGCAGGTACGCTTTGCCTGTAAGCACAATGGTGGTGGATCAGGGCCAGGGCAATCAAGGGAGCAGTAGCTTTGGAGAGAATGAGGGGAAGGCAATCGGTTATGAGAACATGTTGGGCTCCACTGATCCTTATGGTGGTAGGAGTGTTTATTATCTCTCGCAGCAGTCATCGGGTGGGGTTGTGAAGGATAACGGGTATGATCAGAGTGGTGGGTGTAACACTTGGATGCAACCTTCAGTGCAGGCTGTTGCACCCAGGGCCAACAATGTGGCTGTTTGCCATGGAGCTCCTCTTTTCACTGTGTGGAATGATGCTTAG